The region ACATTTTGGAGCATGATATCAATTCTAATTCAATTGGGTTTATATAGAAACCATTATATGTATTGTATCTTAAAAATATTGATTCAATTAGTTTTATACAAAAAGTCATAACGTGAAAACAAAGAACATGCACGGTTATTTAATTTCAATTGCATTAATTAGATTTCAGACAAGAAACAATTCTTTCGGTTTTAATCGATTTCATAGAAAAAAATTAGAATGTCAATCGATTACCAAAGAAATAGAATCGCAACTCATAATTATGTTAAATCATAATCATATTTTAACAATAAACAATTGAATTCTAACTCATATAATTAAGCTCTGATACCAAATATAAACGGAAAAATTCACTAATCAATTATATGAAATTAGAGCATCAACACTTATTTGTTGTAGACATGATTTGAGAATAAGAGTTGTCGTTCTTGTCACCTTGATTCGGAATCCTGAAAAGATGAGTGATCGGATCCTCCTCTTTATCTCATACTATCCTTTACAACTCTCAATGAGGCAAGTTGTGGATCCGTCAATTATGTTTCTGATTTTTGTGTAATTACATAAAGTAACCGTATAATAAATATATCCTTAATCTCTACTTATTATTGGTTAATTATTAAAGCCCACACTTTTGTCCACAATTCAAATACTCAATCTTTAATTAAAAATACCACTTAACTAATAAATAGACTTATCTATGCATCTCCAATTATGATTAACCCATTTTTTACAAACTAAAATAATAATTGATCGTAGCTTACAAAATATCCAATAAACATGAAGTCTTCTCGCATGCAAAATGAGTTGAAAGCCAAGTCATagatttgaaaaaaaaaatggaaagatctaaaatatacatatttaaaagAGAAAATAGAATTAAAGAGATTGCAAAGAGCGAAAATAAATGAATTGCGGTGTAAATAAAGTTTTTGGTGGAGAGGAAGTGAAATTTGATTTGCAAGAGGAAATGATAGGGAGTTTGAGGAATGGAAAATGATTTTTTTCAGTATCATTTGATTTGATTTAGATCATGATATGGAAATAAATGTTAATTACTTTTAATTAATGATGAATAATGAATCAAGAACCCAAGTTTTATCAATTATTTGTTTGACTTTGTGGTGAAGAATGAATGCGGATTTTAaattgttttgatgataatatgaacatgatttttaataaaattaaagTTTTGGATTGAAGATGATTAGATAGAAATAAATTCAGAGTATAATTTTGAGATTGGATTGAATTGAAACATCTACATTATTTTTTGAGAATAAATAAATAGTTTTCTTTTACTTtgtaatttatttttaattttagaattttttatttttaataagCAATTTCTATAAAATAATAATATTCAacttttttataaataatttctatAAAAACCATAAAAAGAAACCGCTTGATTTTTGTAAAAACCAGAAGTGAATAAATGAGTGGAAAAAGAAGTGGAAGAGAAAATGAAAACAGAAAAGAGGATACGAATTGCACGAAAATATTAATAACAACGCGGAGGCGCAAACGTTGAAATCACATAGAACGGTAGATCCcttctctctcttctctctctctctctctctctctctctcattttaTTTCCTTCCCCAATTCTTCAACCCAATCCCTCTCCCCCTTTCTCCTTCTCCTTCTCCTTCAATCATATATCATCATTTCATATATCACAGGTATATATAACATCATTTTCCTATTTTTCGCTCTTCGCTTTTATCCTTATTCTTTTCTTCCTTATTATTATTGAAATTCGCATTTTCATTGATTAATGTATCTCGTCGAATTTCACTTTACATTGCGAACTTGTGTCAACTCGATTTTGCTTTTTATTATTTCCTCCCTTTTGCATTATTGTCGGtgttattattatattattattattattattattattctgACTAAATACATATCATAATAATGTAAAAATGTTGTTATTCTGccaaaaaaaatcaattttttttgtTTCAGTGTTCTGGATGAGGAAGATAGTTGGTGTTGCTGATAATGAGATGAATGAATGCTTCTAGTCTAACTTGTGATATAAAACTATCAATCAAGTTCAAATGTAGTAGATTTTATTAAATAGTTAGTTTTAAAACATGCAATGTTGTATGGGAATGGATGTTTGTAATCAAATGTCAACAATAGAATATTATGATGAATGAGTAGTCACATCACACAAGAAATTGTAGGATTGGGATTTGAAGTATTAAGGACTAAGATGGGTTAGCATTCATTGTGGAAGACATGTTAGTGTCACGTCTTAGATTGCTTGAACATGTATGGAGAAAGCATCGGTTATGAGGGTAGACCAGATAGAGGATAGTTTGATAGTTTGTGGTACAAGGAGATAAAGAAGATCAAAAGTCAAACTGTTAAAAAAGGTTTGGATTTTATCGATATGATTCGCAATAGGATTACTACACTATGTCATCTCATCTACGTAGTTGACCTCACTTAACCAGAAAAAGACTTCTGATTGGTATAGTTGTATCGTACCTTTGTTTCGATTGATGTGTAATTCGAGGTAGAATGTAGGAGGTAAAGAAAAACATAAATCAAACCATTAAAAGAGATTACGATTTTAATGGACTATTTTTCTATATGATTCATAATAGGATTACTACAGTGTGTCATTTGATCTACTTAGCTGACACCACTTGTTGAGAAAAAGACTTGTGATTTATATAGTTGTATTGTGCCTTTGTTTTAATGGACGTGTAATTTTCCTGTTTTTTAATCTTTCATTCTCTGTTCCGATAATAGCTTCTTTTATCACTGCACTGCCGCCCAAAGTTTATTTGGCTATTTGTTGTAAAAGGTTGCTACATCCTTTTAGTTTGTGAAGCtaaattttatttgaattttaGAGGTCTAAAAACCTCTGCCTTGTCAGATTTCAAGCCCAGAGGGATCTCATATCCAGGGATGCGCTAGATATAAAGTTATTCGGGTGCTTTCACAGAGAGTATCATAAACTTTTGTGCTATTTGGCTCATGACACTTTATTAGTGTTAGATACCTGGATTACTGAAACCATAGAAGTCATCTTCATTGAATATTGATATTGACTTGCCTTTAGTTATAGTAGTATATATGGGTTGGCTTATTTAATGCTTAAAGTCTTACCTTTTTTGATTTCTTGGTAAGAATGATCTAATAAATGTTTTACATATTAACAGGGTTTGATATTATATAAAGAGAAAGAGTAAGTTGGAGTTCAAGGGACTGAGGGGAAAACAAGGAGATAAGTTGTTTGAGGTATTTCCATATGACAACTTTACCTCTTGCAGAATTTCATATCTTGGTATATATGAAAGTAACTGTCTAAATGATTTAGCACCCTATAGAGATCCATCTTAAGATTTACAAAACTCGCAAGTCACAGTTGTTTTTGCCAACAAATGTTTTTCACGGGTCAAATTAGTTTCCCCTCTAAAGATACTGGCGGGTTGAATTGTGCTATAATGCTTAGACAATTACTGATCTTTTTCTGTTACTTCCCTCCCTCTGCATCAAGCTTGCTGCTTCATTGATCTAACCATAACTATGTTGTGCGAAGTGGGTTTTTGCAAGCTAAAGTACTATCAACCTTAATTTGAACAATCTGTACGCACATAAATCTCATCAAATTTAGCATCCATACTTTGATTTTTTGTTATGTTTAAGAGAAGACTTAGCTGTCTATgctattttaaaaaaaaatcatgctAGGAAGAAAACATCATTTAGAAAACCAACCTTACATGGTGTTTTAACGAAGGCTAAACAAAATTTATGAAATTATTTTTTCCGGGGAAGTTCAATAGCCTTAGTTGGAAGTCTTCTGGATCTTTTGATTAATCCTTTTTCATTCCTGAAAAAGTCATTGCTGTTGATAATCCTTTTCATATTTCTCTAGTTTTTCTTCCTATATATCAACCACCGGCTAGAAAGGCAGACAAGGAACCCATGGGTGCTAACTGCTAAGTCATCCACCTGTTATGTGTTTTGGTGTTATCTGTACGTATGCCAAGGAGAAAAATAATGACATGAAAAGTAACCATATGATATCCCTCTCCTCATATATCAGTGAAAAGTTGAAAAGTTTTATGCCTCTTCGTCATAGAATTAAAAAGGGTTATATATTTTCTGGTTTTATTCACCTACAATTATGAGTATACACATAATCTATTTTGGTGGAATCAGGTAGAATCCCCCTGTTAATTCTTGAATCGAATAATCTTACTATCTTTGAAACGTTTATAAAAATATGCTTATGATTGGATTTAAATTTATATAAGTATTTGAAGATCATATCATCCCACAAGTCATGCAGTTTAAATATCTTAGGTATGTAATACAAAGCGATGGATAAATAGACGAGGATGTAAATCATCGAATTCAAACGGGGTGGTTGAAATGGAGGAGGGCTTCAAAGATTTTATGTGGTAGAAAGGTACCGCTCAAGTTGAAGGGAAAGTTTTATCGGACTGCAGTAAGACCTGCAATGTTGTATGGGACAGAATGTTGGCCGCTTAAGAATCAACAGGAGAATAAAGTAAGTGTAGCAGAGATGAAGATGGTGTATTGAATGTGTGGTAAGACTAGACATGATAAGATTAGAAATGACAATATTAGAGAGAGTGTTGGGGTAGCATCTATAGTAGAAAAAATGGTGGAGAATAGACTTCGGTGGTTTGGACATGTAGAAGAAGACCTTTAGATTTTGTAGTAAGGAGAATAGATCAGATGGAGAGGGGTCAAATAGTTAGAGGTAGAGGAAGACCTAGGAAAACTATAAGAGAAGCTATTAAGAAAGATCTTGAGCTTAACAATTTAGATAAAAGCATGGTCCTAGATAGAACATTTTGGCGGAATTTAATCCATGTAGCCGATCCCACTTAGTGGGATAAGGCTCGGTTGCTGCTGTTGTATAAGTATTTGAAGTGTGATTTAAGGTTTTAATTTGTGAGCAATGCTTATGAATTTAAAAATTTACACAAGTATTTCAAGTGATTTAAGGTTTTCTTTGTCTTACTAATGCTATTTTACATGCATATATATGAATTTATATTCAAATATGAGTTTTAAAGTTTTGTATATTCTAAGGATTAATGTTACAGTTCCATGATTTACGATTTTACCTCCCCTTTCTGATTTTGCGTAAAATCTTGATTTTAACTACCTTGATTTTCAGGTATGCTAGAAATTTTTGGTTCGATTGGATTGAGTGAGGTCTGAATGCTGATGGTGGGTGGATGCAGTTCTGTACACTAGAAACAGTCAACCGTTGCTTCATAAGGTATTTATGATTTTTTTGGAAATACAGTTTGTCACTAATATATACCCGACCCGATCTATCTTCCGGATTTCTTTCTTAGTTGGTGTTCTTGTGTTTCTGATCCTTGTTCTCATCTCAGGGTGATATTCTAGTATTGGAGAGCCAGAATCCATGGTGACTATTTGTTGTTGATTTGTTTCTTCCCACCAGCAACCCTTGGGACTCACAGATGGCTTTTTATAATGAAGAAGAGAAGACCGAAGATTACCTTTTCAAAATTGTTTTAATTGGTGATTCAGCTGTTGGAAAATCAAATTTACTTGCAAGATTTGCCAGGGATGAATTTTATCCTAATTCAAAGTCAACTATAGGAGTAGAGTTTCAAACTCAGAAAATGGAAATTAACGGAAAGGAAGTTAAAGCGCAGATATGGGACACAGCTGGGCAAGAGAGGTTCAGAGCTGTTACTTCTGCATATTATAGGGGTGCAGTTGGAGCACTTCTGGTATATGACATTAGCAGGCGCCAAACGTTTGATAGTATTGGTCGATGGCTTAACGAACTTCACAGTAAGAGTTATAATTATGTTTGACTCCATCTTTGCCTTCTTGAATTTCTTTATAGTTCTTGCTATGTTTGTCAGGTTAATGTAAAACATCTCAATAGACTTCGGTATAATATAGGAAAACAGTTATGATACAGAAATTTAATGGCCTTTTAGTACTTAAATGTTCCTATATCAAGATGAAACAATGATTAAGTGTACTGGTGTGTTATTTAACAGCTCACTCTGATATGAACGTTGTCACAATACTTGTTGGGAACAAGTCAGATCTTAAGGATGCGAGGGAAGTACCTACTACCGAAGGCAAGGCCTTAGCGGAGGCACAGGGTTTGTTCTTCATGGAGACATCAGCACTTGATTCATCAAATGTAGTTTCTGCTTTTCAAACAGTTGTGAAAGAAATCTACAACATATTAAGCCGGAAGGTTATGATGTCGCAAGAGCTCAAGAAGCAGGATACTCCCTGGATTGAAAATGGAAAGACTGTTGTTCTACAAGAAGGGGATCGAGAAGCAGAAGGGGAGTCAAAAAAGGGTTGTTGTTCGTCTTAGGTTTGATAATTTAGTGGCTCCAACAGTCTGTTCTTATTATATTTATCCAACCAAACCTGAAAATGCCACTTGGATATTCAGGATTGATCTTTAAATGTTAGTTGAAAAGGATTTGGAGTAGAAATTGTCAATAGATTGCAAGCACAATTAAAAGTAATCACAACAGCTTGCTAGAAAGTTATTATGTAGAGAAATGGAAATTTGCTCAAATTGACTGAAAAGTCTATTTTTCTTACATGTTCAATGATTATTAGAATAACTCAAGTTATAGGCTCATGTTTATCTCTACAATTACATTTGTagaaaattaaatttttaaaaagTTACGTTGTCAACAAGTTTGTTTCACAAATGACTATCAGAATAACTTTCGTTATAGCTTATTTTTACAGTTCAGATTTGAACATAATGCTGTAATAATGATGAATTGGACACTATAAATTCAGATTTTTTTTGCAATACCCATTTTTTTAAATTATGTATATTGTATTTGATGAAGTTCACATACAATAGGAAGTAGATTTAGGAAATGAACTTCCATTATACAAAATTCCAAGCAAATAATGAGATGGTAAAAAGTCCCAAAATATTTGTTGGAAGCAACACCATCGTACAAAGACAAACTTAACAATAGTAGTTTCAGCTGGCCCAATCATGACACCATTTTCCCTTTCAATTGTAGCTTAAACTATTTAGTATGGTAGACAGACATTTACAGATTAAATTGAGCTTGTTTTAAAAGAATGGATCTTGTAAAAGCTTTCTCGATACTTTTTGCCTTGCATTTGCTTTCTCTGTACATTTCAATCAGATCGATGATGAAAGCTGAACCACAGCCACAAGCTCCCCTAATAAAAAAATTTACCAATATAATCAAGCTGCTTATCATTCAAAGCATAAACAGGAACTCATCCGTTACAAGATCGTCTATCAATTTATCTTTTCCTCcactaaaataataaaataaaacagtTTCATGCACCTGGACTCACCTCAAAATTCTCCTTTAAGGGCTATGCAATTTATGTAGCTGGTCAACCACATCAAAGGAACTGCTCAACCGTTGGATATCAGATCGGTGAAGTACACTTCCTTGGACATGCCTGGAGTCATTTGGTTGAGGGTCCGCGAGTTGGTTTTTCTTGAATGAATAACAGTGGTGAACACGGACTCTGTGATTTCTTGTCTGGATAGTGTAATTCCCATGCACCTTAACAATTAAAATTGCTTCCTTATCTCTTGAATCTTCACACCAAGAGTTTTGTACAATACCATCGACAAACTCTTCCTGAGTCTGAAATTCCTCGTGATGCACTGATACCTCAACAATCTGATCTGGTCTTATAATACCTGTTGCAGGACTTACCTGAATCATAAAATGGGCTGGTAATTATCATATGGTTCATTGCAAAGGCGGAGTCTTCTCTAAAGCAAAACAAGTTTAGTATATACACTCAAAATTCGGCTCACAAGGATATAAATTGCAGATTGCAGCATATGATGCAGACATAACACCCCGGCTACTGTGGCCACAACTGTATTTGTGAGTACTGATCAAGTTGGACGGCATACCCCTAAAACTGACCACAGCAGTGAGCTGACCAAAACTACAATTTGAATCTTCTatattttcactttttttttttgaataattCTAACTTTCATATTTcacattttatttttattttttattattttttttaataattttaacTTTCACATTGACTCCATGAAATGGATTTTCTAAAAATCCACACATGACAGCAAAAACATCAGACAAATTTCTGTCTTCTCAATACATTCTATTCCAACTTCATCCCAGATATTTGTTCCCAATCTTATTTTATATATGTGCACTCCATCCACCTTAGTATTCTTATCTCCACCACTTTAATGTGAAGATCTCATCTTAACCTATTCTCAACTGATTTGTAGTATATATACCATAATAACGTATAACTTTTGAGATCGTTACTCGCTAAATGTATATATGTGTGTGCGCGTGAAACATATTTTGGCATGGCAGCTACCTACTTTTCAGTCACTATATAAAAAATACACCAATAGAAAGAAAATACTTGAAACAAAAATCCTTCCTGTAACCATAAATAATTCagtatttataaaataatattttaaatagTGAATATTACCTCAAGCCACCTAGGCAAGCCAAAGGAACCTCTCAACTGATGGTTTGTTGCCTTCCGATCCTCCATAATAGTAGACTGCCCTTCACAAATTATTTCAAACAAAGCATTCTCTTCTTTACATTTATTAGTGATGCGCAAAATTAATGTGTCCTGGTTTTGAAGAATTATGTTGTTTGTACTTATGATAGTTTCAGGAATCTTGTACAATTCTTTCAGAAGACATTTTATTTTCTCATTTGACTCTAGAATCTCTCCGAACTCCTGTCTCCGTATTGGTTCATCTACTCGAGCAATATCTGTAGAAATTATGCAGCGCACAGGCTTGTGGTCACTATCTGTGACGTCCATGCATGCTTCATACCTATTGAAGGTAAGATGATATTAATCAAAACAAAAGTTGCAAGAAAAAGATGGTGCTTCCCCTCATGCTTTTCTGATATACTTTAGTTGATAATGCTACACATGCAGTAAGGGTTAAAATATATTTTACCCCCATATAAGACACTCATTTTCAATTGGATCACTAAGTGTAAAAAGTTTTTAAATTTAGTCCTTATTTGTAATGTACAATCATTTTCAATGTTGACTTGAAGATCTGTTTCCGCTTTGACAGTGTTACATTCACATGGAACTTTTGTGATGTCTAGGAGCAAAGTTGAAAATATTGACGCATATAAGgactaaatttaatttaattttgaataGGGACCAGTTTGAAAAATGTCACCTACAGGGACCATAAATATACTTTACTCACAAGAAAAGTGCGATAAAGCTCAACCAAAATTTGTCATGATGACGCCAACTTGTTCTAGCAAAATGTTGGCTATCTAGTAGTTTCCTGTTTTAGAAATCTGTAATACAACTGTGACTCGTTTCACATGTCCCATAATAAAGTTGTCTGTCCATACTCTGATATTATTGTGATATATTCATGAATCCCAACAGGTTCTGATCGCTAACTCAATCCCCTCTTTTATGCACGTgtgtaaaataaaataaagttgCCTCATCAATAGAGGGGTCAGAGCAGCACATCGAGTCAAGCAGAACAGTCCAAGTGTAATGAGACTTAATATGTACAAAGTCCTTACGGTAGGATATTTTGACCGTATACCCAATGCAATAAAAATATAAACTAGAGCACTCACTGCAATACTGAGGAGACAACAGGGTACTCCAAACTGCATTCAGCAACCAAAGAAGAGCGACTATCACGATACAAAATTCTGTCACACCAGGCAGGGATGCGTTTCTTTTCACCAGAATCATACCCTTCAAAATAACATTTAATACAAATCCAATGTCATGCCCGTATTAGAAACTTTAAAGCAGTGCTGATGACAGAGTATTCAAATATAAACAGCAGTTATTTTGGCTTAAAATGGTCTCATTACCTTTCAATTTATTTACTATAAGTATTGGAAGCTTGCACACACCAAAAGAATACAACAACAACTACAACCAAACCTTATCTCACTAAGTGGGATCATCTACATGGATCAACTTGCGCCATAATGTTCTATCCAAGATCATGCTTCTATCCAAATCGTTAATCTCAAGATCTTTCTTAATAACTTCTCTTATGGTCTTTCTAAGCCTTCCTCTCCCTCTAATTGTTTGACTTCTCTCCATCTGATCTACTCTCCTTACCACAAAATCTCCAGGTCTTCTCTCTACCTGCCCAAACCATCTAAGTCTATTTTCCATCATCTTCTCTACTATAGGTACTATCCCAACACTCTAATATTTTCATTTCTAATCCTATTATGTCTATCTTACCACACTAAGAGAGTGAAAAAAATTAAATCCTACGATTTAGAGTCTTGGCTACTCTTTCTTCCCCTTCCCCGTCTTAACcctcagcatttcacaaatgcCATGCATGAAGAGAAAAGTGAAAATCATTGTTATGAGGAGTGACTGGGATTTGTCCGTTCATAAAATTTTGATATTTTCATTCTTTTTTGTTGTATCATATATGATGCATCATGTGCATGTTATTGTGGACTACAGATAAAAAGTCTTGGTAATTGGAGCTGCTTGTTTAGCAGAAATTCTCCATTTGCCATAAATAGAGAACAAATGCAACAACTCAAACCACATTTTATACTAGACTCTCATTTCTTTTGActtttttttattgttttcttCCAAGTTCTGTTTTTAGAGATaatttgtgtgtgtgtgtgatggGGTGCCAACCTGCCAAACCAGCTTGGTGCCGTTCAAACTTGTATGTGGGAGGAAATGTTATTATTGCTTCACGCATTCCTTGGAATGCATTCCCAGCTTCCATTTCTGCTCGAAGCTGATCCCTTTCTCTAAGCCAATCAAAGCATCTTTGAGACACAAAGTCTCTTGCTTCATCATAGGAAATATCATCAAGACGATAATTTAAATCACCAAGTAATACAATCATGTCTGCCTCAGATAACTCGGGCACCCCTTCTGCAGACTGAAAATACCAATCTCAATAATTAGTACTTTGTTCAACTGTTTGAGTGCATAATGCATTATTTAAAAAGAGTAAAGTGGGTAGCATGTACATACATTTGTACCACGAAACATTTGAACAGAAGATGAGTTTCCAGCTGAAACATAAAGGACCAATGGCAAGCCAGATCTATAAACATGTCAAGATAAATACATGGATAAGGCAAGTGAGAAACAGTAATAGGCAAAGGCAATGTACCGTGTGTTGCATTTAAGAGGTTTGTTGGCCGGCTGAAAGACATTGTTCGGTATACATGATCAAAATCTGCATTGCGCCGACCAACTGCATCTAAATGTGCAGCAAAATGGCAATTCACAAAGCACATAATCCGATCATACACTCTTATCCTCAAACCAACAGCGCCCTGGTGAGACAAGAAGTTCCCAAATCAATGGTTAGAATAACAAAAACTAACAGAAAGATGATACCTTAAAAAGAAGATATTATTTTCTGAAAAGCAAACTAGTTTGCACACTACACAGACAGAAGTTGCTAATAGCAAAGTCATGTCAAGTTTGTCCCGTTAAGTCAGCTCAGTTGGTAGCTGTGCAGGAACACCCGTATGACACTCATACAACActgtttcaaaaaaaaaattattttctttgCTTCAACACACCTTATACATTTTTTGACAAACCTCACACATGTAATCATTTTTCTGAAATCACAGAAAAAGTTGCCAACTGCCTCTGTTTCTCTTCCCATACTTTTTGGTTATTATATTCAGGTCTTCATAGTTCTATTTTTTTATTTGGATGAAATGGATTCCATGGTTCAATGTGGCACTACTGACATGCCACGTGCCTCGGTATTTTCTGTACATGCTGCCACTGCCTTTGAAAATGAAATACTATAGATCATTGCTGAACAGTGATTTCCAATATTTGGAGCAAGCAAAATAATACTGAGTACACTGAAGCATATCAAGTCATAACATAACTGAGATATCTCATGACTGAAGCAGTAATACTTCAAATATCTGTGAGAAGACTAATAGATCCTATTCGTGACTCAAAGTTTTATGTTGCATGAAATTCAAGCCTAGGCTTTCAACGGATATCATACTGATTTCCTCTAAGTACACACAGTTAGAGAAAACCCATAAAGTTTTGATTAGTATCTGATATTTTACTTGCAGACCTATGACTCAGCCTGCTTTTCCACAGTTGGAATTGCAGCGCACCATAAAATCTAGCAGAGTCTTGACAATGAACTGACATTTAAGCATACATAGACTGTTCTAAAGAACCAAAGCTAACAGTCACGATATTAATGACCTACCTTAGAATTCTCATAATCCTACAAGAAAAAGAGTCAGATCTTATATCCTAATATATCCTTTATTAACGGAAACCAAGAAGCCAAACTAGCATGAAAAGCAATGCAACAGAGCGAACATGCCTACCTTATTTCCAATAGCACGTCCAAAGCCACATGGAACTGCTGCTGCATCAACATCCCCAACGTGAAATCTAATGTTCGTTTTAACCCTGAAGAATACAAAACCAACTACTATCGATGAACAAACAAGAAAGAATTTAGAAAACAATTGATATAAGTTCAAACTAAATGAGCAAAGTAATTGATATTTCATTTCAAAATACAATTGAGAAAAGAGTCCAACTTTAATGGTGCATCCATATATTTCAAACCAAAATCGAATTTATAACAAGAAGGAAGGCAGAAAAGAAATAATCTGATATATTAATGGCTTCGCCAGCTAGCGTGTATTCGTCCTCATAGGTACTCACCACACAGCAATTACCAAGCCTGCAAGTTGCCTGGATCCAATACGTTCAAATGTTGAGCCTTCATCCAATGTTTTGTCTATCATATCCAGCCACCACTGCCCAGCAGAACTACCCTCCAGTCCCACCTATATGCTTATGAGAGATAGGGGTTAGGAGAGGGTTATGAAAAAGAAAGGTTAGGCAAAGCTATCAGTTATATTGTCGGTGCATGTGTGTAAAGTACATAACAGGTGAGGACATGATCTCATGAGAGAAATTAATCCGACCATCCATGAATTGTTGCATGGTCAAAGATTAATAATGCTTTCACTTCTCATGCTCAAACAACTATTGCTTTGCTTCAATATAATGAAGTTGTTGTCTAAAGATAATATAGATGTTATGTACTAATTTTCAAGTATTTTTACATATGGCAATAACTTACAGTTTCTTTAGCTGCAGACATGGCAAGAAATCCAGCGCCCATCTCAACCTCTTGCAACCCAACAACAACAAGACCAACATCTGAGGCCACAGAACCTAGCCATGAAGTAAGGGAATCTTGAGATGCTTTTCCTTGTCCCACATTCCAAGTGCCACTCAATATTTTTATGTTTTCTATTTTAGTATATAAAAATTCTTTGCCACCCAATTCTGAATGCAAAATGCTATCAAGAGGTCCTGGAGAGGTGATGTTCCATCCTCGTATGCCACCGTGGTTAGCCAATGAAAATACATAGCCAACTCCAACTGTCATTTTTACAATTGGACAGCTATGAGCCACCCAACCCCCGACCAGATTACCCTTGAGGTCCAATACATGGACAATACCAGATGCATAACCTACCCAAATTTGCATGCCATAAGTACAAAAACATTGAACAGCAAATGAGTGGTAAAGGAAATCCTGTATGCGGTTGCCATTTCCATCCCACTGCACCAACAAACCGCTTGAATACCCTGTCCAAATCATTCCATCAATTGTTACTACAAGTGCTTCAGTTCCCCGATTATCATCCCCAAAGCCTCCCTTTGTTGCAACTCGACGAACAACAT is a window of Lathyrus oleraceus cultivar Zhongwan6 chromosome 6, CAAS_Psat_ZW6_1.0, whole genome shotgun sequence DNA encoding:
- the LOC127093795 gene encoding ras-related protein RABA5a → MAFYNEEEKTEDYLFKIVLIGDSAVGKSNLLARFARDEFYPNSKSTIGVEFQTQKMEINGKEVKAQIWDTAGQERFRAVTSAYYRGAVGALLVYDISRRQTFDSIGRWLNELHTHSDMNVVTILVGNKSDLKDAREVPTTEGKALAEAQGLFFMETSALDSSNVVSAFQTVVKEIYNILSRKVMMSQELKKQDTPWIENGKTVVLQEGDREAEGESKKGCCSS